The following nucleotide sequence is from Paeniglutamicibacter kerguelensis.
GGGTTCGTGCCTTGGGGGCCTGACCTGCCGCTTTTGATTCGTCGCGATTTGCTGCCATTTTAAAAGAGTGCTCCTCATGGATCGGCTGCTCCCACAGATAGCTCGCCGAGCCTTGGTTGGTTCGCAGTAACCGGGCCGGTGTGGCCGCGTGTCCTAGCGGAAGTCGTGTGCTCGTCTTGCAGGGTACGCCAACCATTGTGGGGCGCGGCATCCGGCAAAACCAACGGCGCTTTTCCAAACAAGCCGCTTTTTGTTGCGGCGACCAAATCGCGGTATTCGCTCAGACCTTCATATAGGCGGTCTCTACACAGCAGATGCATCGCAATCGGGCTTGAAAGCCTGTCGTTGGGTTGAAAGCAGACTGTGGATCCGCGAACAACCACTGCAATTGTCTCATACCGCGGAACTTCTATGGACCCACCTGCGCGATTCGACGCGTTCGGGCATGTCGCGCAGCCCGCGGACCCCTCCCCCGACCGCGTTGGCTACTCCGTCTTGACATGCGGTTTGCCGTGCTCCGGGGCCGTTGACACGGTTTCGAGCACTAGACTTCAAGCATCGGCACCGCATCGCCGGCGCCGCCGAACCACTGCAGGAAAACCAAGGGAGTTATTGATGAGCACGTCCCGAGCCGACGCGGACTCGACAAGCATCGACGAGGCAGGCCTTCCGGCATTGCGGCGGGCCAAGCCGTTCGGGTTCTTCCTGGTGCTCACCGCAGGCGTCGCCTGGATCGCCTCCGGCATCCTGGTGCTCGAGCGCCTGGCCCTGTACAAGAACCCGGACTACGTGACCAGCTGCGACTTCAACCCGTGGGTCTCCTGCGGCACCATCATGAAATCCAGCCAGGCCGCGCTCCTGGGCTTTCCGAACCCGTTCCTGGGCATCGTGGGCTTCGGCATCGTCATCACCATCGGCATGGCGCTGCTGGCCGGGGCCCGGTTTGCCCGCTGGTACTGGCTGGGGCTGCAGGCGGGCGTCACCTTGGCGATGGTCTTCATCATCTGGCTCTGGTCCCAGGCGCTGTACGAGATCAACGCGCTGTGCCTGTACTGCATGGTGGTGTGGGCGATGATGATCCCGATGTTCATGTTCACCACGGCCCGCAACGCGGCCCACGGCGTGATCCCGGCCCCCGCGGGCCTCAAGCGGTTCCTCGCCGAATGGACGTGGGTGCTGACCGTCGTGCTGCTGATCCTGGCGGCCGCGAGCGTCGTCCTTCGCTTCCCGCAGGCGTTCTTCGGTGGCTGACCCGCGGGCGCGCAGGCGGCGGCTGGCCGCGGGGCTGCTGGTTGT
It contains:
- a CDS encoding vitamin K epoxide reductase family protein, encoding MSTSRADADSTSIDEAGLPALRRAKPFGFFLVLTAGVAWIASGILVLERLALYKNPDYVTSCDFNPWVSCGTIMKSSQAALLGFPNPFLGIVGFGIVITIGMALLAGARFARWYWLGLQAGVTLAMVFIIWLWSQALYEINALCLYCMVVWAMMIPMFMFTTARNAAHGVIPAPAGLKRFLAEWTWVLTVVLLILAAASVVLRFPQAFFGG